TTCATCTCTGCGATGAACTACTTTCCTGCCGAATACCTTGCAGCCGCCGGTTGCGTGACCGTAGGTTGCGGAGCCTGCGGCGGCGTAGCCTCGGGTGTCGCGCCGTTTCCTGAATGACGAATCACATTGGTCGCCATCGCCACGAACGATGCGATGTCGCTCGCAACTCGCTGCGGAGCGTGGTCTGCGCAAGCTGCGTGATAGCAAACGTGTAATTCTGGATGCCGTATGACGCGCGCATGGGATCGAGCACCTTCATGTAGAGAATGCCATCCACCGCAACCTGCACGTTGTCGCGGGTGATACAAACCTGCTCGGGAATGTCGAGAGCCGTTTCCTTTAGCGAGTGCCGGTAACGGATCACGTCCAGGAACGGGGCAAGAATGTGAAATCCGGCGCCGAGGACGTTATGGAATTTCCCAAGACGCTCGACGACATACGCGTTCTGTTGCGGAACAACGACGGCCGTCTTCGCCAGAATGACGATCACAATGATTGCAATAACAACTGCTGCGATAACTGCGCCGGAAAACATCATTACCTCCACTTTGCTATTGTGCTGCGACGTGCAGGACCAATCCGTTTACTTTGCGAACTACGCAACGCTGGCCCGAGGCAAGGGCCATTTCGCCATCGTTATGCGCCTGCCACGGCGCACCGCGCATTTCCACCTTCCCCGTAGCCCCGGATGCGATTGCCTCGAGCGCTACGGCGCGTTCACCCACCAGGCTGTCGTAGTCTTCCGCCGGATTTGTATCAGGACGTATCCCGAGGCGGTCGAGAACGGGCCTTCTCGATGCGAGCAGAACGATCTCCAGGACGGAGAACACGAGCAGTTGCGCCCAGAGCGGCAGGTGGATTCCGAAGAGAAGCGCAAATCCAACGATCAGGGCAGCTAAGCCGGAGAAGAGCAGATAGAACCCGCCACCCATCAATTCGAGGAGGCTCAGCACGCAGCCGATGACGATCCACACCCACCACGTCATTGAAAGTTCCTCATATGTTTTGACTGAATTGCGGCGAGAGAATAGCACAAACCGCTGGTTAATTCGGTGTTTTCACGCGCGATTTCGGAAATGCGATAACCGGATTTCCCAAAACAGGAGAGGCATATTACGAAGACGCTATTCTCCTGCCCTATGCGGCCGTCGTATAGCGGCGCTCGACCGCCTCTTTCACTCGCTCGCGACTTTCAGCGGGAGCGTCGCCACTCTGCTCGATCTGGTGGATTTCGTCCGCGAGCTCATCGTCTTTGATGATCGTGCGGATCCAATTTGAGTACTCATTCCGATCCAGGTGAAACATCCACGTGTCGTCGTCAACGCCTGTGGCGATCTGGATGAAGATGTTCAGATTCTGAGCGCGAAGATTTAGCTTGCCGTTCGGGCCGCGGAAATAGAACGACCGGTCTTCCGGCAGATCGCCTTCGGCGTACTTCCGCGTGTGGCGGCGCCGGTCGAAGCTACTGCGAGCGGCCTTGACGAGCCTGACGTGGTCGGGAGCCGAGCGCAGCCAGACCGCTGCCTGATCCGGAGAAAGATCGTCGACCGGCACATCGACTGGCGGCGTGATGCCCAACTTCTCCGCGAACCCGGAGAGTGTCTCGCGTACCCCTTTGCCGATCATGATCAGCGTGTCGATGGATTGCAATGCCGCCGGAGCAACGAACGTGGGATGTACGGTGATGAGCAACATGCCACCGATCTGTTGCGGGAGCATGGCCGGCGCCGGCACCCACGACGACGGTAGCAGATGATGCGCCTCGTCTACGACGATCCAGTGCGGACGGCCGCTGTGAGCACGCAGTTCCAAGAGGCGGGGGAGCAGCCCTGCGAAAAACAGGGGCCGGTCCGCCAGCGGAATCGCCAGCAGGTTGATGACTACGTTGCGGGAAGGGATCTCCAGGGCTTTCTCGATCTCCACAAGGTTGGGCGCGTCGGATGGAGTGCCGATCATGATCGCGCCGGGTAGCCCGTCGTAATCTCCTTCGGGATCGATGAGACAAAACTGGTAGTTCTGCTCGGTCATCTGCTCGATGAGTGCGCTGGTGATCGTCGACTTGCCACTTCCCGAAGGGCCTGTAACCAGCAAAGATCCGCGGGACTGCGGGACGTAAATTTCCTCCCCCTCGTTGATGTCCTCTCCGATTCGAATCCGATTGCGGGTCAAGCTCTCGTCAAAGGAACAGAGGTCGTCCTCGACTATTTTTTGAATGAGCTGTTCGACCCCAGTTCCGCGAGCGCCCTCGGTAACCCAATCCGCGCGTTGTTTCAGCAATGGAACGGCATTCGCGACGGCGACGCCAAATTCGCAGGTGCTCAGTAGTGCGTGATCGTTTTCTGCGTCCCCGACGGCGACAACATTGTGCGCAGCAAGGCGCAGTTCCTCCAGTGCCTTCAGCAGGCCAGTGGCTTTGTTGACGCCAGTGGGCAACACCATGGCCGCGCCCTTGTTGAAGATCACCTGCAGTTCAAGCCCGGTCTCCTGGATCGCCCGCAACACCTGGTCAGCATATTCGGTGCTGGTGGCGACAATGTTCCTGCCGACGCTGAACTGCACGCCACGTTTCGCGAGGCATTTCGTGAACTCCTCCGAGGGAGGTTCCGACAGCACTGTCTCTGACTGCGTGTGCGGATTGAACAGCAACGCCCCATTCTCCGCCACTACCAGGTCGAACAGATCAAGCCGGTCGAACACGCGTTTTAAATCCGGGAGCTCGCGTCCGGTCACGAGCAGCAGTCGCCGTCCTGTTTTACGCAGAGTTTCGAGAGCTTGAATCGTGCTGGAACTAACGCGGCCATCGGCGGCAAGGGTGCCGTCGTAGTCGGTGGCAAGGGCGAGATAACGCATGGGTGCTTAGATGCAACAACGGAAAAGGCGAAGTGGCTGGATCAGAACAAGCGTTCCTGCCTGCGCAGGGTTCCGAAGGTACCCAGGTTCGCGAGGCTCAGGGCGAACCGGAACTGGTTCTCATTACGCACCGACCCGAGTGCCAGTCGCCGGTATTCCACGCTGAAACCGCAGCAATCCCAGTTGTAGGTGGTCTGGACCGCGCTGTATTGAAGGAACTTCGAGGTCACGTCGAAACCGATGTTCGCCGCGGCGCTTATCCCGCGCTTGTTCGGACTGCCATAACCAACCATCCAG
The sequence above is a segment of the Terriglobales bacterium genome. Coding sequences within it:
- a CDS encoding paraslipin, translating into MMFSGAVIAAVVIAIIVIVILAKTAVVVPQQNAYVVERLGKFHNVLGAGFHILAPFLDVIRYRHSLKETALDIPEQVCITRDNVQVAVDGILYMKVLDPMRASYGIQNYTFAITQLAQTTLRSELRATSHRSWRWRPM
- a CDS encoding HAD-IIB family hydrolase, whose translation is MRYLALATDYDGTLAADGRVSSSTIQALETLRKTGRRLLLVTGRELPDLKRVFDRLDLFDLVVAENGALLFNPHTQSETVLSEPPSEEFTKCLAKRGVQFSVGRNIVATSTEYADQVLRAIQETGLELQVIFNKGAAMVLPTGVNKATGLLKALEELRLAAHNVVAVGDAENDHALLSTCEFGVAVANAVPLLKQRADWVTEGARGTGVEQLIQKIVEDDLCSFDESLTRNRIRIGEDINEGEEIYVPQSRGSLLVTGPSGSGKSTITSALIEQMTEQNYQFCLIDPEGDYDGLPGAIMIGTPSDAPNLVEIEKALEIPSRNVVINLLAIPLADRPLFFAGLLPRLLELRAHSGRPHWIVVDEAHHLLPSSWVPAPAMLPQQIGGMLLITVHPTFVAPAALQSIDTLIMIGKGVRETLSGFAEKLGITPPVDVPVDDLSPDQAAVWLRSAPDHVRLVKAARSSFDRRRHTRKYAEGDLPEDRSFYFRGPNGKLNLRAQNLNIFIQIATGVDDDTWMFHLDRNEYSNWIRTIIKDDELADEIHQIEQSGDAPAESRERVKEAVERRYTTAA
- a CDS encoding NfeD family protein, coding for MTWWVWIVIGCVLSLLELMGGGFYLLFSGLAALIVGFALLFGIHLPLWAQLLVFSVLEIVLLASRRPVLDRLGIRPDTNPAEDYDSLVGERAVALEAIASGATGKVEMRGAPWQAHNDGEMALASGQRCVVRKVNGLVLHVAAQ